A genomic window from Leeia speluncae includes:
- a CDS encoding AzlD domain-containing protein, with product MRDTLMIIGMMLVTFLPRAFFFVLGEKLHFSENLKTALTFVPVTVLTAITVPMLVLQGDKLALSTSNPWWIAGLVTILVAKLQKNALVTIVVGLCFFFAYKYLVLAA from the coding sequence ATGAGAGATACTTTAATGATTATTGGGATGATGCTCGTTACCTTCTTGCCGCGCGCATTCTTTTTTGTGTTGGGAGAGAAACTGCATTTCTCAGAAAACCTGAAAACGGCGTTAACTTTTGTGCCAGTAACGGTACTAACCGCCATTACCGTTCCGATGCTGGTGTTACAAGGGGATAAATTGGCACTCAGCACCAGCAACCCGTGGTGGATTGCTGGGCTGGTAACGATTCTCGTGGCCAAGTTACAAAAAAATGCCTTGGTCACGATTGTGGTGGGGTTGTGTTTCTTCTTTGCTTACAAATACTTGGTATTAGCCGCGTAG
- a CDS encoding transglutaminase family protein: MALRIRHETVYEYESPVNFSTQYLRLLPRNGPLQQVLHWELSTPQPWFLTRDLFYNQVAVLTIDKPTSKISIVAEGVVDVDRDGLATEPDVPLLPLAWFLRSTDLTEPDQQLRDFAAAHAELIKTNPVAGLEKLSESVLAAMPYRPGTTSVATSASQALAKGSGVCQDHTHVFLTLCRLLNLPARYISGYVYSFDDEAHLASHAWAEVRLADGWHGFDVSNSNRPGETHVQLALGLDYMDACPIRGVRRGGDGEQLKVIANVMLAEE; this comes from the coding sequence ATGGCACTTAGAATCCGGCACGAAACGGTGTACGAATACGAGTCCCCCGTAAACTTTAGTACGCAATACCTTCGTTTATTACCGCGCAATGGCCCGCTACAGCAGGTGCTTCATTGGGAGTTATCTACGCCGCAACCTTGGTTTCTCACCAGAGATTTGTTTTACAACCAAGTGGCAGTATTAACCATTGATAAACCGACCAGCAAAATTTCAATTGTGGCGGAAGGCGTGGTAGACGTTGATCGAGATGGCTTAGCCACTGAACCCGATGTACCGCTATTGCCGCTTGCTTGGTTTTTGCGTAGTACCGATTTAACCGAGCCAGATCAGCAGCTAAGGGATTTTGCTGCCGCACATGCAGAGCTAATCAAAACGAACCCGGTCGCTGGCTTAGAAAAGCTATCGGAGAGTGTGTTAGCCGCTATGCCGTACCGCCCAGGGACGACAAGCGTAGCGACCTCTGCTAGCCAAGCTTTAGCCAAGGGCAGTGGCGTTTGTCAGGACCATACGCATGTTTTCCTCACCCTTTGCCGATTACTAAATCTACCGGCACGGTATATCAGCGGGTATGTGTATTCGTTTGACGATGAAGCCCATTTGGCGAGCCATGCGTGGGCAGAAGTCCGGTTGGCAGATGGTTGGCATGGTTTTGATGTGAGTAATAGCAACCGACCGGGAGAAACCCATGTACAACTAGCGCTTGGGCTAGATTACATGGATGCCTGTCCAATCCGCGGCGTGAGACGTGGTGGTGACGGCGAGCAACTCAAAGTCATTGCGAATGTGATGCTCGCCGAAGAGTGA
- a CDS encoding alpha-E domain-containing protein — protein sequence MLSRTASHLYWMARYLERAANLSRLLDVCFTLSLLNNKSGQAVIELSAPLVTTGSMPQFLEKYPAVTQAALLDFLVWDQENPVSIMACLKYARENAHAVRGRISADMWETINATWLEAKKLSSQKSIAPKYFFEWVKERIHLFSGVMMATILRNQAHAFILLGNFLERADNTARILMVNAPLLEEGSEVTQDFYHWSSLLQSLSAFQSYHELYTEEITPATVSELLILEKDMPRSLHACVRVMQSTFNQIKGDNGRKAKRRVAELSVKLSHTTIQEIFETGLQTWLDDFVTDTQEVGALIHNAYLDSV from the coding sequence ATGCTAAGCCGTACCGCGTCGCACCTATATTGGATGGCCCGTTACCTTGAGCGTGCTGCCAATTTGTCTCGTCTATTAGATGTGTGTTTTACCCTGTCGCTACTCAATAATAAATCCGGTCAGGCGGTAATTGAGCTTTCCGCTCCGCTAGTCACCACGGGTTCTATGCCGCAGTTTTTAGAGAAATACCCAGCCGTTACCCAAGCTGCGTTATTGGATTTCTTGGTTTGGGATCAGGAAAACCCAGTGAGTATCATGGCGTGTTTAAAATACGCCAGAGAAAATGCCCATGCCGTGCGTGGCCGTATTTCTGCCGATATGTGGGAAACCATTAACGCCACTTGGTTAGAGGCCAAAAAGCTCTCCTCGCAAAAATCGATTGCACCAAAGTACTTCTTTGAATGGGTGAAAGAACGCATTCACCTGTTTAGCGGGGTGATGATGGCAACGATTTTGCGTAACCAAGCACACGCGTTTATTTTATTAGGTAACTTCCTAGAACGTGCGGATAACACCGCGCGGATTCTGATGGTGAATGCACCCTTACTAGAAGAAGGTAGCGAAGTCACACAAGACTTTTATCACTGGAGTTCATTGCTTCAATCACTTTCGGCTTTTCAGTCTTACCATGAGTTGTATACTGAAGAGATCACCCCTGCGACAGTGAGTGAGCTGCTGATTCTAGAAAAGGATATGCCACGCTCCTTACATGCCTGCGTGCGGGTGATGCAATCTACCTTTAATCAGATTAAAGGGGATAACGGCCGCAAAGCAAAACGCCGAGTAGCAGAGTTGAGTGTCAAACTTTCGCATACCACGATTCAGGAAATCTTTGAAACAGGCCTACAAACCTGGCTAGATGATTTTGTGACGGATACGCAAGAAGTGGGCGCACTCATCCATAATGCCTATCTTGATTCGGTGTAA
- a CDS encoding circularly permuted type 2 ATP-grasp protein has product MHALTLPPAHIFDEMLLPSGVVRPHYQRFANWLHEQTPQELKLKHQEADLLFRKVGITFAVYGDESGSERLIPFDTVPRIIPGAEWKALEEGLAQRVTAINAFLHDIYHHQHILKAGLIPEEQVFQNAQYQPAMQGIDLPNNVYSHITGVDLIRHNDGNYYVLEDNLRVPSGVSYMIEDRRMMMRLFPELFARHMVSPVEHYPSLLLRTLRQSTHVDDPTVVVLTPGHYNSAYFEHAFLAQQMGVELVEGRDLFVKNDRVYMRTTAGHKQVDVIYRRVDDIFLDPLAFRADSMLGVPGLLSVYRNGNVVLANAIGTGVADDKSIYPYVPDMIRFYLNEEPKLNNVQTWMCRKPAELDYVVNNLADLVVKEVHGAGGYGMLIGPMASKQEIEDFKARILANPEGYIAQPTLSLSTCPTFVEAGIAPRHIDLRPFVLSGREIRMVAGGLTRVALKEGSLVVNSSQGGGTKDTWVLEDESC; this is encoded by the coding sequence ATGCATGCACTCACGTTGCCACCAGCGCACATATTCGATGAGATGCTTTTACCAAGCGGTGTGGTTAGACCGCATTATCAGCGATTTGCCAATTGGCTACATGAACAAACCCCTCAAGAGCTAAAACTCAAGCATCAAGAGGCGGATTTGTTGTTCCGAAAAGTAGGGATTACCTTTGCCGTTTATGGCGATGAAAGTGGTTCTGAGCGTTTAATTCCGTTTGATACTGTACCTAGGATTATTCCAGGTGCTGAGTGGAAAGCTTTGGAAGAAGGCTTGGCACAACGGGTTACTGCAATTAACGCCTTCCTGCATGATATTTATCATCATCAGCATATTCTAAAAGCGGGGCTCATTCCTGAAGAGCAGGTCTTCCAAAACGCCCAATATCAGCCTGCTATGCAAGGCATTGACCTTCCGAATAATGTCTACTCACATATCACTGGCGTCGACCTAATCCGCCATAATGATGGCAACTACTATGTGCTAGAAGATAATCTACGCGTGCCGTCTGGTGTCTCGTACATGATCGAAGACCGCCGCATGATGATGCGCCTCTTCCCTGAGCTATTCGCTCGCCACATGGTGTCTCCGGTCGAGCATTACCCTAGTCTCTTACTACGTACTTTGCGTCAATCTACGCATGTAGATGATCCAACCGTGGTGGTATTAACCCCAGGTCATTACAACAGTGCGTACTTTGAGCATGCCTTCCTTGCGCAGCAGATGGGGGTGGAGTTAGTCGAAGGGCGAGATCTCTTTGTGAAGAATGATCGTGTGTACATGCGTACCACGGCCGGTCATAAGCAAGTCGATGTGATCTACCGCCGTGTGGACGATATCTTCCTCGATCCATTAGCCTTCCGCGCAGACTCAATGTTGGGCGTGCCAGGATTATTGTCTGTATACCGTAATGGCAATGTGGTGCTCGCCAACGCGATTGGTACTGGCGTAGCGGATGATAAATCCATCTACCCATACGTACCGGATATGATCCGCTTCTATCTCAATGAAGAGCCAAAGCTGAATAACGTACAAACCTGGATGTGCCGTAAGCCAGCCGAACTAGATTATGTGGTGAATAACCTCGCTGATTTGGTGGTGAAAGAAGTCCACGGTGCGGGTGGCTACGGCATGTTAATTGGCCCAATGGCAAGCAAACAAGAAATTGAAGATTTCAAAGCAAGAATCTTAGCCAACCCAGAAGGCTATATTGCGCAGCCAACGCTCTCGTTATCGACTTGCCCTACTTTTGTCGAGGCAGGTATCGCGCCAAGACACATCGATTTACGCCCATTTGTACTGTCAGGTCGTGAAATCCGTATGGTGGCGGGCGGCTTAACACGCGTAGCACTAAAAGAAGGTTCCTTGGTGGTGAATTCGTCGCAAGGCGGTGGTACCAAAGATACTTGGGTTCTGGAGGATGAATCATGCTAA